From Anopheles darlingi chromosome 2, idAnoDarlMG_H_01, whole genome shotgun sequence, the proteins below share one genomic window:
- the LOC125959785 gene encoding trypsin-7-like, translated as MGTTPAQVALCLLLLSVTCVIGQLVRGWPSLQRRNSLDSSVGEKNARIIGGRDAPIAEFPYQLSLRRSGVHACGASIIAIRWALSAAHCTFPIPELDVLTLRAGSANRLIGGTIYTVAQVINHPRYNEYTIEYDVSLLRTNLDLVGQFISAVTLPPATSGYAPGTRANVTGWGLQSVPGPLPMQLQWIDVPLISTDDCRKRWPSEWITQDMLCTDEIGRDTCNGDSGGPLVVNGYQMGVSSWGSSDCSGNMPAIYANTADPVVRSFIQDNTGI; from the exons ATGGGGACGACTCCCGCCCAAGTAGCACTGTgtctgcttttgctttcggtaACCTGTGTTATTGGCCAGCTTGTAAGGGGATGGCCATCGTTGCAGAGAAGAAATTCGCTGGACTCAAGTGTTGGGGAGAAAAATGCCAGAATTATCGGTGGTAGAGATGCTCCCATCGCCGAGTTTCCCTATCAGTTATCGTTACGCCGAAGTGGGGTCCATGCGTGCGGTGCGTCTATTATTGCAATCCGCTGGGCACTATCGGCGGCTCATTGTACCTTCCCGATACCGGAGCTTGATGTG TTAACACTAAGAGCAGGAAGTGCCAATCGCTTGATTGGAGGAACCATCTACACGGTTGCACAGGTGATCAATCATCCGCGATACAATGAGTACACAATCGAGTATGACGTGAGCTTGTTGCGAACAAATTTGGATCTCGTGGGACAGTTCATTAGTGCCGTAACACTACCACCCGCAACCAGCGGGTACGCTCCCGGTACGCGAGCGAATGTTACCGGATGGGGACTTCAATCCGTACCCGGACCATTGCCAATGCAGCTACAATGGATCGACGTACCGTTGATAAGCACGGACGACTGTCGTAAGAGGTGGCCTTCTGAATGGATAACTCAGGA TATGCTCTGCACAGACGAAATCGGTCGTGACACGTGCAACGGCGATAGTGGAGGCCCACTGGTGGTGAACGGATACCAGATGGGTGTTTCGTCGTGGGGGTCATCCGATTGCTCGGGTAACATGCCCGCTATATACGCCAACACAGCCGATCCGGTCGTTCGGAGCTTCATCCAGGACAATACAGGAATTTAG